GAGGGACAAAGGGAAGCGTCAGGTCCCCGCTTTGCGGCAAGCTGCATAATCTCCTCTCTGAGATCGGGTTTTTGCATGGGCTGGTACGGTCTGATTTGATTTGATTCGCACGGCATAATTGCCGTAATTCGGATGCAACATCTGTAGTCCGAATCGGTACGACATCATTCCAACACAAAAAAATCCCTTTTCAAATCAGACCTTTTCCATGAGCTGCCTTCGCCTGATTTTCGCCATTTTTTTGCCCCCGCTCGGTGTGTTTCTCACAGTCGGAATCCGGTTTTCGTTTTGGCTCAACATTTTATTTACCATACTGGGCTATTTACCAGGTATCATTCATGCCGTGTGGATTATCGCGAAGCACGACGCTGAACCGCGTTATTAGTTGACTCTGAACAGTAGTGTTTTTTCGGGCTTCACCTTGTCAGTAAGAAAAATTTCCTGTGGATAATGTGGGTTAAGGTAAGGCACGTAAAAGTGCTTATGGTGAAATGCTCTTAATGCCGGACTCGGACTGGAGTTGTGTGATTGGATCTTAACCCGCATTATTCACTAATAAGCAGAATTTATTTGTTAAGTGTATGTTTAAATTTTGCTTAGCGAAAAACCCAGTAGCCCAAATTCGAGTGCGATGTAAAGACGGCGAAATTTCCCCGCTGGCGGCGTTGAAGCTGAAAACTCATGCTCAGGGTACTTAGGTACCCTTCCGCTGAGTTTTCAGCTTCGCCTTGCCAGCAAGAAAATTTCTTGGTGAATAATCCGGGTTAAATCCCTGAATTACAGTTTTTTGAACAGAAAAAGCTTTCTGTATCTGTATATAAAACAAAAAGACATCGCAAGAATAAAATGCTTTCAGCTTCTTGTCTGTGACGTCTGTCTTCGTTATACTCAATTGGTGAAACTGTGAGTTCTCGTAAATAATATTCAAATTTGACAAACCGAGGGCGCCTTCCAGAACATGCTTCAACCGTTAGGTGCCGTGCTCACAGTGATAATGCGGGCTTATTTAGCAAAAGTCGCTTTATAAGTTCCCGGCAATATCCCGTTTACTAAGTACGGAAGAATCTTCTGTTCGAAGTATTTAGTTTGCTTCGGGTGTAACATCCTGAACCGGCTCCCGGACTGTGGGTTGGTTAATACAAATTGTACGGCAAGTACTTTATCTGCGGCTGGTATTGTTGTGAGAATATTCAGCTCTAACGGTTACTTTGTGGGGAAAAATTTGAGATTTAACGCTAAGGCTGTTTACCTGAAAACCGGAAAATTTTATTCCGGACTTTTGGTAATACTATTAGTGAGCGCAGTTCTGATTGCAGCGGTACCGCAGCGCATGCAGGCTCAGGATGGTACTATTGCAGATACAAATATTCGTCTGTACACCCTTCAGGGAAACATGAGTCTGCAAACACATGCCTATTCTACGACCAGGGTTGCAGGTTTTCGCGAACCTTTAGGTATGCTTGCCAGCATGAACCTTAATTATTCGCTGCTGGGTTTTCGCTCAGGTATGAGTGTCAGGTATTCAACAGAAAACTCCCAATTCAGGCAAAGTATGAACAGGGTAAGCTTTAGGGCCGGCTGGAGATGGATTGATGTCGCAGCGGGCGATGTAAACCCGACTTTCAACCGATTTAGCCTGCGAGGACTTAACGTAAGGGGTGGTGAAGTACAGCTCAGCCCGGGTAGTTTTTCGACCCATTTTGTTTTTGGAAGGGTAAACAAGAAAGTGGATGCTTTTGGAGATGCAGATTTCCGGACGCTCAGCTACGAAAGGTGGTTGTATGGTACAAGGCTGCGTTTTGGCTCCGAGAGCAGATCCCATTTTGGACTTGGTGTTGTCTATGCGATCGATCGGGATGATGAATTAGTGCCATCAGCACAATCAGGTGATAATTTTGCGTTTGCCGGAAGGATTCCGGTACCGGAAGAAAATCTGACCATCAGCCCTGATTTTCGCCTCATGATGTTCGGCAATCGCGTAGAAATGCGTGCAGAGAATACGGTTTCTGTTTTTACCCGTGATACACGGTCAGAGGCGCTCGATCTCAGTGAAGCCGGAATTCCCGATTTTGTTTCAGGACTGTACCGTGTTCGTACCTCAACCCGGGCTAACTTTGCAACCCTTATTAATACCAGATTTAACTTTAACCCGCTAACGCTTGCTGT
This genomic stretch from Cyclonatronum proteinivorum harbors:
- a CDS encoding YqaE/Pmp3 family membrane protein, producing MSCLRLIFAIFLPPLGVFLTVGIRFSFWLNILFTILGYLPGIIHAVWIIAKHDAEPRY